A single genomic interval of Blastopirellula marina harbors:
- a CDS encoding response regulator → MNHEVLITDQQIVNLLLLEDDDVDYQTLTRHLASGPTKFEISHARTLENACDTLSQGHYDVIIADLRLPDSEGVETVVSLAERCPQTVLLVMTGLDDEELEQEVLSRGAHGYFVKCEIQGKAIIRTILHSLRCERFVRQHRALVDHLRTQQRSLESFSQQLSEENKLLKNAHQLRFQTEATDFKHLSNHVSKDAIAIMAVEAEQASRAKSEFLATVCHELRMTMEGILSIHDHLAQTHLTDQQKAFVDASLANSTVLYRMVGEMSDIARIESGRAELQPFLCDLSAILQEVASTAYPLLSSKHIALKWASDEAFAESVICDGKVIRQVLILLLSNAIKFTSQGRIDLHGACLSQDSHGGYIRISVSDTGVGIPADTLDELKAAFSQGSLRSMPPLLGPSLGLSLALQLTRQLGGEMGVESERWKGSTFWVDIPVRLPEQEVTGRIDSSSKSLLKGPNFLKRQNGNGKPSRPLTAKHHVLVAHESRALQLYMVEQLRQLGHSADTAKDGSDAMYLLARKDFDLLMIDCHLPIHDVFVIANRIDGITQGNQEEKRPKIIAISDRLMIDKMDNSQIENIDAYLTVPLEITRLRETIRRCLNDDI, encoded by the coding sequence ATGAATCATGAAGTCCTTATCACCGATCAACAGATCGTAAACCTCCTGTTACTGGAGGATGACGACGTTGACTACCAAACCCTGACCCGTCATTTGGCATCTGGGCCAACTAAATTCGAGATCTCCCATGCCCGCACGTTGGAAAATGCGTGCGACACGCTCAGTCAGGGTCACTACGATGTGATCATTGCCGATTTACGATTGCCCGATAGTGAGGGGGTCGAAACGGTTGTCTCTCTGGCAGAGCGATGTCCGCAGACCGTGTTATTGGTGATGACCGGTCTCGATGACGAAGAATTGGAACAGGAAGTTCTCAGCCGCGGAGCACACGGCTATTTCGTCAAATGCGAGATTCAAGGCAAAGCGATCATCCGCACGATACTGCATTCGCTGCGATGCGAACGATTCGTCCGACAACATCGAGCCCTCGTCGATCACTTACGAACGCAACAAAGAAGTTTAGAGTCGTTTTCACAGCAATTGAGTGAGGAGAATAAGCTACTCAAGAACGCGCATCAACTCCGTTTTCAAACCGAAGCAACAGACTTCAAACATCTCTCCAATCACGTTAGTAAGGATGCCATAGCGATTATGGCCGTGGAAGCCGAGCAAGCAAGTCGCGCCAAGAGTGAATTCTTAGCGACCGTTTGTCACGAATTACGAATGACGATGGAAGGAATTCTGTCGATTCATGATCACTTGGCACAAACGCACCTGACCGATCAACAAAAGGCATTCGTTGACGCCAGCTTGGCTAACAGTACCGTTCTCTACCGCATGGTCGGTGAGATGTCCGATATCGCTCGGATCGAGTCGGGGCGGGCAGAACTTCAACCATTCCTATGTGACCTATCGGCCATTCTTCAGGAAGTCGCTTCTACGGCTTATCCTCTACTCAGCTCGAAGCACATTGCTTTGAAGTGGGCATCTGACGAAGCGTTTGCCGAATCGGTAATCTGCGATGGAAAGGTCATTCGCCAAGTACTAATCTTGTTGCTCTCGAACGCGATTAAGTTTACCTCGCAAGGCAGAATTGATTTGCACGGAGCATGTCTCTCGCAAGACTCACACGGTGGATACATTCGAATCTCCGTGTCCGACACCGGTGTGGGAATTCCGGCCGACACCTTGGACGAATTGAAAGCGGCCTTTTCGCAAGGAAGTCTACGATCGATGCCACCGCTACTTGGCCCTAGCCTCGGCCTTTCGCTCGCGTTGCAATTAACGCGGCAACTGGGAGGGGAAATGGGAGTAGAAAGCGAACGTTGGAAAGGCTCGACCTTTTGGGTTGATATTCCCGTTCGCTTACCCGAACAGGAAGTTACCGGTCGAATCGATTCAAGCAGCAAGTCACTGCTGAAAGGCCCCAATTTTCTCAAACGCCAGAATGGTAACGGTAAACCAAGCAGACCGCTAACAGCAAAGCATCATGTGTTGGTCGCGCATGAGAGCCGGGCCCTACAACTGTATATGGTCGAGCAACTGCGACAGCTCGGACATTCTGCGGATACCGCGAAGGATGGAAGTGATGCGATGTATCTATTGGCGAGAAAGGACTTCGATCTCTTGATGATCGACTGTCACTTGCCAATCCACGACGTCTTTGTCATCGCTAACCGAATTGATGGAATCACGCAGGGAAACCAAGAGGAAAAACGTCCCAAAATCATTGCCATTTCCGATCGATTGATGATTGACAAGATGGACAATTCCCAAATCGAGAACATCGATGCCTATTTAACGGTACCGCTGGAAATCACACGCTTACGCGAGACCATCCGGCGCTGCCTAAACGATGATATATAG
- a CDS encoding acyltransferase family protein encodes MSLENEFRYRPDIDGLRAIAVVLVLLFHARLGFTGGFVGVDVFFVISGFLITGLILKGQDEGRFSMGAFWQRRIRRILPASLVVVLVTLTAGFFLFLPSDFHKLAESALAQQLMLANVYFSYSLDYFAGPAETQPLLHTWSLAVEEQFYLFYPLLLVAFRPLGKRAVFTLLALLALASFALSVWGMTQSPTLTFFLLPTRMWELLVGALVAFIPAPQRWPHAARELCAWLGLAAILGSGWFYHPSMVFPGTSALVPVLGTALLIYACGCQKPTSLVKILSHRSLVFVGLISYSLYLWHWPILASMHYLFGPQLTLLQTTLALAGSIVAGVLSWRYIETPFRKHFSETPVWKTAGSAFAVSLAIACLALVVVQTQGLPQRLPPQIREMITLKHGYDKYVAETEQLKNGKAYVVKTTLPLADSCDFVLLGDSHGMMVATLFEQLTQQHNVNGEFVVKAGVAPLQGVWKVADVGKEGLAWGNAALNYVVSRKPKNVILVGRWSAYIDGPPENTLARYQQILVDEANPTPNGKSAMPVFEAAMQRTVASLEDAGCHVWILKQPPEQSCNPQLEMPRACFIGYEIPSGVTRREHLQRQRQANDVIDHLAAASSQIHVLDPAGSCFNDSDRSIIGSLEGSFYRDGNHLSRLGAQNLLRPTLVPLFEDMQAIRLAEKADVTTSGSITR; translated from the coding sequence ATGTCTTTGGAAAACGAATTCCGCTATCGGCCCGACATTGACGGACTACGGGCAATTGCCGTCGTTCTCGTCTTGCTATTTCATGCTCGTCTCGGTTTTACAGGCGGTTTTGTTGGGGTTGATGTCTTCTTCGTCATCTCCGGCTTCCTGATCACCGGGCTGATTCTGAAAGGACAAGATGAAGGTCGTTTTAGCATGGGAGCGTTCTGGCAACGACGCATACGCCGAATCTTACCTGCTTCGCTCGTGGTGGTGCTAGTCACTCTCACCGCCGGCTTCTTCCTTTTTCTCCCTTCTGACTTCCACAAATTGGCGGAATCGGCGCTCGCCCAGCAATTGATGCTAGCAAACGTCTATTTCAGCTATTCGCTTGACTACTTTGCCGGTCCCGCCGAAACCCAACCGCTTTTGCACACTTGGTCCCTGGCCGTTGAAGAACAGTTTTACCTTTTCTATCCACTGTTGCTCGTTGCTTTTCGTCCGCTAGGCAAGCGTGCCGTGTTCACCCTCCTTGCGTTATTGGCATTGGCATCCTTTGCGCTAAGTGTGTGGGGGATGACACAATCCCCGACGCTAACTTTCTTCCTACTACCAACACGAATGTGGGAACTATTAGTCGGTGCTCTGGTTGCGTTCATTCCTGCTCCGCAACGATGGCCTCATGCCGCGCGAGAATTGTGTGCGTGGCTGGGACTCGCTGCGATCCTAGGTAGTGGCTGGTTTTATCATCCCTCAATGGTCTTTCCGGGCACCTCGGCACTAGTACCGGTTCTAGGTACTGCCCTGCTTATCTATGCGTGCGGCTGCCAAAAACCGACGTCCTTGGTCAAGATATTATCGCATCGCTCGCTGGTCTTTGTTGGCTTGATCTCTTATTCGCTCTACCTGTGGCATTGGCCGATCCTGGCATCAATGCATTACTTGTTTGGTCCCCAACTTACTCTGCTCCAAACAACTCTGGCACTCGCGGGCAGCATTGTGGCTGGCGTCTTAAGCTGGCGATACATCGAGACACCATTCCGCAAGCACTTTTCGGAAACACCGGTTTGGAAAACCGCAGGCTCAGCATTTGCCGTATCTCTGGCGATTGCTTGTCTGGCTCTCGTAGTGGTGCAAACTCAGGGTTTACCGCAGAGACTGCCACCACAAATTCGTGAGATGATCACGCTCAAACATGGCTACGACAAATACGTCGCCGAGACCGAACAGTTGAAAAACGGTAAAGCGTATGTCGTCAAAACCACATTACCGCTCGCCGACTCATGCGACTTCGTACTACTTGGCGACAGCCACGGAATGATGGTCGCTACGTTATTCGAGCAATTAACCCAGCAACACAATGTCAATGGCGAATTCGTCGTCAAGGCAGGCGTCGCGCCGCTGCAAGGGGTTTGGAAAGTCGCTGATGTTGGAAAAGAGGGACTTGCTTGGGGAAATGCTGCGTTGAACTACGTTGTGTCGCGGAAGCCCAAAAACGTCATCCTCGTGGGACGATGGTCCGCCTATATCGACGGCCCCCCTGAGAACACGCTCGCCCGTTACCAACAGATTCTGGTCGATGAAGCCAACCCGACACCAAACGGAAAATCCGCAATGCCTGTCTTTGAGGCCGCCATGCAGCGAACAGTCGCTTCGCTTGAAGACGCCGGATGCCACGTCTGGATATTGAAACAACCTCCAGAACAATCGTGCAATCCCCAACTGGAAATGCCTCGAGCCTGCTTCATTGGCTATGAGATTCCAAGCGGAGTCACGCGCCGAGAACACTTGCAGCGACAACGCCAGGCAAACGATGTCATCGACCACTTGGCCGCGGCCAGTAGCCAGATTCATGTTCTCGATCCAGCTGGCAGCTGTTTCAATGACTCGGATCGCTCGATTATTGGCTCGCTGGAAGGTTCTTTTTACCGAGATGGTAACCATCTCTCGCGGCTCGGTGCTCAGAATCTGCTCCGACCGACACTTGTGCCTCTTTTCGAGGACATGCAGGCAATTCGCTTGGCAGAAAAGGCGGATGTAACGACTTCCGGATCGATCACGCGATAA
- a CDS encoding methyltransferase domain-containing protein, producing the protein MISQHSQAESPKQRTAQLAKAMQNGLEARKFITPAPDPVATENSRVEEEPQPETPKETESTPVEPPTISTLQKIHAGWKRRVRRLADKWPFYSRKKAERAIAHLTEDMQHKFDVCQQLIARSEQRVQDLEIRYQAIIASERQSFHEAVVGRKVIEEPHVVSDQSMEALFVHSHLPKPPARVLVFGCAQSKIALELASLGFEVVGVDDRPSTLRHPRLTTIQIHGDQLPVASDSFDMVVAPSAIECTKLSKPSEPAETPAMTKEVLRALRRGGQFLLTAPFETPQRTSIDWSLMAAITRPFHVHETSFALETGGCWNIVSGGAMSEGNIPAERTQTIILIAMEKG; encoded by the coding sequence ATGATCTCTCAACATTCTCAAGCCGAATCTCCGAAGCAGCGCACGGCACAACTGGCCAAGGCAATGCAAAATGGCTTGGAAGCACGAAAGTTCATCACCCCAGCGCCCGATCCCGTCGCAACTGAGAATTCCCGCGTCGAAGAAGAGCCCCAGCCAGAAACGCCCAAGGAAACCGAATCAACTCCGGTCGAGCCCCCAACGATTTCAACACTTCAGAAGATCCACGCTGGTTGGAAGCGTCGCGTTCGTCGCTTGGCTGACAAATGGCCGTTCTATTCGCGCAAAAAGGCAGAACGTGCGATCGCGCATCTAACGGAGGACATGCAGCATAAATTCGATGTCTGTCAGCAATTGATCGCGAGATCGGAGCAGCGCGTCCAAGACCTGGAGATCCGCTACCAAGCGATTATTGCCAGCGAGCGGCAATCCTTCCACGAAGCAGTCGTTGGACGAAAGGTAATCGAGGAGCCGCACGTCGTTTCTGACCAATCCATGGAAGCATTGTTTGTTCATTCCCATCTTCCTAAGCCACCCGCTCGGGTCCTTGTTTTTGGATGTGCCCAATCCAAGATTGCGTTGGAACTTGCCAGCCTTGGTTTTGAGGTAGTAGGTGTCGACGATCGGCCAAGCACCCTTCGTCATCCGCGATTGACGACGATTCAAATCCATGGGGATCAATTACCGGTCGCATCAGACAGCTTCGATATGGTCGTTGCTCCATCCGCAATCGAATGCACGAAGCTTAGCAAGCCGTCCGAACCAGCGGAAACGCCTGCTATGACGAAAGAAGTTTTGCGAGCACTACGCCGAGGGGGACAATTCTTACTGACTGCTCCTTTCGAGACACCTCAGAGAACCTCGATCGACTGGTCGCTGATGGCAGCGATCACGCGTCCCTTCCATGTTCACGAAACCAGCTTTGCACTTGAGACCGGAGGCTGTTGGAATATTGTTTCCGGCGGAGCGATGTCTGAGGGGAATATTCCTGCTGAACGGACCCAAACGATCATTCTCATCGCAATGGAAAAGGGTTGA
- a CDS encoding glycosyltransferase: MFLLIDAQALQTQNSRNRGVGRYARALICQIHSMYPDWQIELVENTHLPAIIAEVRSQFSIRRFTPPLASGYQFPANRELNELYYADWLCSQAADVCLFCNIFEHEAVVPCFTEVRPPKTAAILYDLIPLLFDQEYLWRPDDAALYAHRFRQLCQMDLLLAISQSTRKDFSDLEIINAPQVVNIRGATSGDFTLPSADEDARRKLRRLDLQEDFILYVGGCDYRKNMRGAIEAHALLPKDVQQRHHLVITCGFHGDHKRQYAELIAEAGLTETVQLTDWVSEEELHALYQTCRLFFFPSFYEGLGLPVLEALQSGAPVVCSNNSSLPEYGGQLSYLADPHSPQQMSQSLQQALAEPRDQSLEKRLEFTRQFTWHETAQRAAKAITQPATASRLKPKRPRLAWVSPLPPLSSPVANYSEDLLGQLSEQFEIELIVDSAAPEMTSNFADRFLVVSDGEVGDRHKAHPYDLFIYHLGNDPFHGYMLPLLQKYRGLVVLHEYFLGDLVHSAIDRGSWGLSLEQTLHHEGHVELANLLVAGQISPQLVNQLSPLNHRILQLADYVVVHSRWAWQRVKANSTCPVNFIPQYSGPFHKNRPRQEVRERFEIAKDAFVIASLGVHGQVGRVDTLLEAAAGLPSDLRRQCHVIIAGSPSPPQTTCFLELPPDLTIHFVDELSVEDLGSLATAADVCVQLHNPTRSAISPELLVAMGSEANCVVSTTAEASEFPEGTIWEIRAAQHEVNDLRDMLLFINNHPKLTEQVRMAAGEFIRGNHTLDHFLPQFEFTVSQTLARRREHDQLWFDRITACIADSQIVLPDDLAQNWSLLRENVLRVSKTAPCSPSAIESPSEQTNRKKSA; the protein is encoded by the coding sequence TTGTTTCTGTTGATTGACGCCCAAGCACTGCAGACGCAAAACTCGCGTAATCGCGGGGTTGGTCGATATGCCAGAGCGTTGATTTGCCAAATTCATTCGATGTATCCGGATTGGCAAATTGAACTCGTTGAAAACACCCACTTACCAGCCATCATTGCGGAAGTTCGGTCCCAGTTCTCCATTCGTCGCTTTACGCCACCGTTGGCAAGTGGCTATCAATTCCCTGCCAACCGTGAGCTGAACGAACTTTACTATGCCGATTGGCTTTGCAGTCAAGCGGCCGATGTCTGCTTATTTTGCAATATATTCGAACATGAAGCTGTCGTCCCTTGCTTCACCGAGGTTCGTCCGCCCAAGACAGCCGCAATCCTGTACGACTTAATTCCGCTTCTTTTCGACCAAGAGTATCTCTGGCGACCCGACGATGCGGCCCTTTATGCTCATCGCTTTCGGCAGCTCTGCCAGATGGATCTCTTGCTGGCCATCTCCCAGTCAACTCGTAAAGACTTCTCAGACCTCGAAATCATCAATGCCCCTCAGGTCGTCAACATCCGCGGAGCAACCAGTGGTGACTTCACCCTGCCATCAGCTGACGAAGATGCTCGTAGGAAACTGCGGCGACTCGATCTGCAGGAAGATTTTATCTTATACGTCGGTGGCTGCGACTATCGCAAGAATATGAGAGGGGCGATCGAGGCGCATGCTCTGCTTCCCAAGGACGTACAGCAGCGGCATCACTTGGTCATCACGTGCGGTTTCCATGGTGACCATAAGCGACAATACGCTGAGCTCATTGCCGAAGCTGGACTTACTGAAACGGTCCAACTAACCGATTGGGTCAGCGAGGAAGAACTGCATGCGTTGTATCAGACTTGCCGCTTGTTCTTCTTTCCGTCATTTTACGAAGGACTAGGGCTGCCGGTTTTAGAGGCGTTGCAGAGCGGTGCTCCAGTTGTTTGCTCCAACAATTCGTCCCTTCCGGAGTATGGGGGCCAATTGTCGTACCTAGCCGACCCTCATTCTCCCCAGCAAATGTCGCAGTCGCTTCAGCAGGCTCTCGCGGAACCACGTGATCAGTCCCTTGAAAAGCGATTAGAGTTTACACGTCAATTCACCTGGCACGAGACTGCACAGCGGGCGGCCAAGGCAATCACGCAGCCGGCTACGGCGTCGCGATTGAAACCTAAACGCCCACGATTAGCCTGGGTTTCACCACTGCCTCCGCTATCTTCACCGGTCGCCAATTACTCGGAAGATCTGTTAGGGCAACTGTCGGAACAATTTGAAATCGAACTGATTGTCGATTCCGCTGCCCCTGAGATGACTTCGAATTTCGCCGATCGTTTTTTGGTGGTATCCGATGGCGAAGTGGGTGACCGCCACAAGGCCCATCCGTACGACCTATTCATTTACCATTTGGGGAACGATCCATTTCACGGCTACATGTTGCCTCTGCTGCAAAAATATCGTGGGCTGGTTGTCCTTCACGAGTACTTTCTCGGAGACCTAGTTCATTCGGCCATCGATCGAGGGTCCTGGGGCCTCTCACTCGAACAAACTCTGCACCATGAAGGGCACGTCGAACTGGCAAATCTATTGGTCGCGGGGCAAATTTCTCCGCAGCTGGTTAATCAGCTTTCCCCGCTGAACCACCGCATCCTTCAGCTTGCCGACTACGTAGTTGTTCACTCCCGATGGGCGTGGCAACGGGTAAAAGCGAACTCGACTTGCCCGGTAAACTTCATACCACAATACAGCGGACCATTTCATAAGAATCGGCCTCGCCAGGAAGTGCGAGAGCGTTTTGAAATTGCCAAAGATGCATTCGTGATTGCTTCCTTAGGTGTTCACGGTCAGGTTGGACGGGTAGATACGCTGCTTGAGGCCGCTGCCGGTCTCCCCAGCGACCTGAGACGTCAATGTCACGTCATCATTGCGGGGTCTCCGTCTCCTCCCCAAACAACCTGCTTCCTCGAACTACCGCCAGACCTCACCATTCATTTCGTCGACGAGTTGTCAGTCGAAGACCTCGGAAGTCTTGCTACTGCCGCCGATGTCTGTGTTCAGCTTCATAATCCGACGCGAAGTGCGATCTCTCCCGAGTTGCTCGTTGCAATGGGTAGCGAAGCGAACTGCGTTGTTTCAACCACCGCCGAGGCATCGGAATTCCCCGAAGGAACGATATGGGAGATTCGAGCGGCACAACACGAAGTGAATGATCTGCGCGACATGCTCCTATTTATCAACAACCATCCGAAACTGACCGAACAAGTACGGATGGCGGCTGGGGAATTCATCCGCGGGAATCATACGCTCGATCACTTCCTGCCTCAGTTCGAGTTTACGGTTTCTCAAACGCTAGCACGCCGCAGGGAACACGATCAGTTGTGGTTCGATCGAATTACCGCTTGCATCGCAGACTCGCAAATAGTATTACCTGACGACCTTGCCCAAAACTGGAGCTTGCTCCGGGAAAATGTGTTGCGAGTAAGCAAGACAGCTCCCTGTTCTCCATCTGCGATTGAATCTCCCAGCGAACAAACGAATCGAAAGAAGTCCGCGTGA
- a CDS encoding DUF4214 domain-containing protein: MCSETTIQNVRAGLMANLLPIDRLREQAQRDVDIDILLTPSDDIDFLRNAYRRLVHRPASQNCINNWLGRLQDGSLSRTDVIYGIARSREGRQRNVRVLGLNDNTTGTHVIPKRKIPWWKRFFSSKSRLPKTSLSDRVNTTERKLAYLADNSVEIAEQIEFELRQIRIQLRSTQASSPRLAMNSQIQTSEIDAKLEAMNKMLGAGLAQLPPTKLERAILQLKQSLPDSIARDPNVLCNWAVFGEHPHDVARGCHNAGFEVATIGTPAEAEPYDVRSSLGLLADGSCGGIVLDSRLFYLTDREVIHGLTLVHRSLSDSGLVVIQEEAVDLAFARLRLESALTACGFNIVPQSSSGNDENLSTSVILVGQKRMASENNCDS, from the coding sequence ATGTGCAGTGAAACGACCATCCAGAACGTACGTGCTGGATTGATGGCCAACCTGCTGCCGATCGACCGCCTGCGCGAGCAAGCCCAAAGAGATGTCGATATCGACATCCTGCTGACTCCGTCGGACGATATCGACTTTTTGCGAAACGCTTACCGCCGCCTCGTTCATCGACCGGCGAGCCAGAACTGTATCAACAACTGGCTAGGACGCCTGCAAGATGGATCACTATCACGGACCGATGTCATCTACGGCATCGCGCGTTCGCGTGAAGGTCGGCAACGCAACGTCCGCGTTCTTGGCCTGAACGACAATACCACCGGAACGCATGTCATTCCGAAGAGAAAAATACCTTGGTGGAAGCGATTTTTCTCGTCGAAGTCGCGTTTACCGAAGACTTCGCTAAGCGACCGAGTAAATACCACCGAACGCAAACTTGCCTACTTGGCTGATAATAGCGTCGAGATTGCGGAGCAGATCGAATTCGAGTTGCGACAAATTCGCATTCAGCTTCGAAGCACGCAAGCTTCCTCGCCGCGTCTAGCAATGAACTCGCAAATCCAAACGAGTGAGATCGATGCCAAACTCGAAGCCATGAACAAGATGCTCGGTGCGGGCTTAGCCCAACTCCCTCCCACCAAGCTTGAGCGGGCCATTCTACAACTCAAGCAATCGCTGCCAGACTCGATCGCTCGCGACCCGAACGTGCTTTGCAACTGGGCGGTCTTCGGAGAGCATCCGCACGACGTCGCAAGAGGTTGTCACAACGCTGGTTTCGAAGTCGCCACGATCGGCACTCCCGCAGAAGCGGAGCCGTACGATGTCCGATCCTCGCTTGGTCTCTTGGCGGACGGCTCGTGCGGAGGCATAGTGCTTGACTCCCGATTGTTCTATTTGACGGACCGGGAAGTGATTCATGGCCTGACTCTTGTTCATCGCTCCTTGAGCGATTCTGGTCTGGTTGTAATTCAAGAGGAAGCAGTCGATCTGGCTTTCGCCCGCTTACGTCTCGAATCGGCTTTGACGGCTTGTGGATTCAACATAGTTCCCCAGTCTTCCTCTGGGAACGACGAAAACCTTTCTACTTCGGTCATCTTGGTTGGTCAGAAGCGGATGGCATCGGAGAACAACTGTGATTCGTAA
- a CDS encoding glycosyltransferase family 4 protein, with translation MIRKLALITPWPDQRTGIADYAYDLANGLAHAGIELDVFTTCTKPSRTISGVKIQDLDKFPGNYPYDQVVYQMGNCSSFHGEQLPVLFENPGVVHLHDPALHHLIAYFLYRDDTQDYYRVLRAWYGSQIAERVQTYNELNNQGFWDSPYVNEVPFFDPVLEHATGCIVHSRYAQQAVQKRVPSLHTRQVRQAYLNMHPPAQYNNGEVLQLGAFGMVQPHKHVDVIAEAVKACNAEGKRVHLHIAGALEGGSKDLPEYVESLGITNDITFHGRLSEDQFLAWMNQVDICVSLRFPTMGETSAVVSRALQLGLPTIVNNVGWYAELPPCVDKLPIEREGMLSGLIHRFNQVSTSREQLNQWRAQCRVYAETSCSFEQAIQDYVRTLSCFRTSAMAA, from the coding sequence GTGATTCGTAAACTCGCCCTGATTACTCCATGGCCAGATCAGCGAACGGGGATCGCCGATTATGCCTACGACCTCGCAAACGGATTAGCCCACGCGGGAATCGAACTTGATGTCTTCACTACCTGTACGAAGCCTTCGCGAACGATCTCAGGGGTTAAGATCCAAGACCTGGACAAGTTCCCGGGGAACTATCCTTACGATCAAGTTGTTTACCAGATGGGAAACTGCAGTTCCTTTCACGGCGAGCAGCTTCCTGTCTTGTTCGAGAACCCTGGCGTAGTCCATCTGCACGACCCCGCCCTGCACCACTTGATCGCGTACTTCTTGTACCGTGATGATACCCAGGACTATTACCGTGTCTTGCGGGCATGGTACGGGTCCCAGATTGCCGAGCGTGTTCAAACATACAACGAACTGAACAATCAAGGATTCTGGGACAGTCCCTACGTTAATGAGGTTCCGTTCTTCGACCCGGTGCTTGAACACGCGACCGGTTGCATCGTTCATTCGCGATACGCTCAACAAGCGGTTCAAAAACGCGTCCCTAGCTTGCATACTCGCCAGGTTCGCCAAGCGTATCTCAACATGCATCCTCCGGCGCAATACAACAATGGTGAAGTTCTTCAGCTAGGCGCCTTCGGCATGGTGCAGCCGCACAAACATGTCGATGTCATCGCCGAAGCGGTTAAAGCCTGCAATGCAGAGGGCAAACGAGTTCATCTGCACATTGCGGGTGCGCTGGAAGGAGGCTCGAAAGATCTCCCTGAATACGTCGAATCGCTGGGTATCACGAACGACATCACCTTTCATGGTCGACTCTCGGAAGACCAATTCCTGGCGTGGATGAATCAAGTCGACATCTGCGTTTCATTGCGATTCCCAACGATGGGCGAAACCAGCGCGGTCGTATCGCGGGCCCTCCAACTTGGACTTCCGACAATTGTGAATAATGTCGGCTGGTACGCCGAGCTACCGCCATGCGTTGACAAGCTGCCCATCGAACGCGAAGGAATGCTGAGCGGCTTGATTCACCGATTCAATCAAGTCAGCACGAGCCGCGAACAATTGAACCAATGGCGAGCACAATGTCGCGTGTACGCTGAAACGTCATGTTCCTTCGAACAGGCGATCCAAGATTACGTCCGCACGCTCTCTTGCTTTCGTACCTCGGCAATGGCCGCCTAA
- a CDS encoding GtrA family protein translates to MQTLRHRFMTTWYRSRYLVGFILIGFVSICLELALMYAVIPTEWPRPVRAGLALACGIGVGYLLNAKLNFQVAPKYLASTFMKYAAISVLSFSLNMAVIYYLHDTNESNYWWQRMATAGVLFLFAYGLHRCFTFDQARNLGIAVYASADEDVDMIFGAVGGSCDHVHVDLVDESMGENPAPVNLFKLRQARQLWPTHPIALHVMSSQPSRWLPAAWNDADWFLFHLDCEDSLYDLIFSCREKKKKVGIVWRLGNQQSQLMQYLPHVDFVMILGIAKPGQSGQKTCPEAIELVTILNSVRGRYGFELMFDGGVNPGNIADIEAKYVVSASAVLRADNPLLAVHEIRRSSHFPAKKAA, encoded by the coding sequence ATGCAGACACTCCGACACCGTTTTATGACAACGTGGTATCGCTCCCGATACCTCGTCGGCTTCATTCTGATTGGCTTTGTCTCGATCTGCCTGGAACTGGCATTGATGTACGCCGTGATCCCCACTGAGTGGCCTCGTCCGGTCCGCGCTGGCTTGGCGTTGGCTTGCGGGATTGGGGTCGGCTACTTATTGAACGCGAAGCTCAACTTTCAAGTCGCTCCGAAGTATTTGGCCAGCACGTTCATGAAGTACGCAGCGATCTCCGTGCTGTCGTTCTCGTTGAACATGGCCGTCATTTACTATCTGCACGATACCAACGAATCGAATTACTGGTGGCAACGTATGGCGACGGCCGGCGTACTATTCCTGTTCGCTTACGGACTTCATCGCTGCTTTACATTCGATCAAGCACGGAATCTAGGTATCGCGGTCTATGCTTCCGCGGATGAAGACGTTGACATGATTTTTGGTGCCGTAGGAGGCAGTTGCGATCACGTCCACGTCGACCTAGTGGATGAGTCGATGGGTGAGAATCCAGCACCAGTCAACTTATTCAAACTTCGTCAAGCTCGACAACTTTGGCCAACGCATCCAATCGCACTACACGTGATGAGCAGCCAACCGTCCCGTTGGTTGCCGGCAGCTTGGAACGATGCCGACTGGTTCCTATTCCACCTCGACTGTGAAGACAGTTTATATGACCTGATCTTCTCGTGTCGCGAAAAGAAGAAGAAGGTGGGCATCGTTTGGCGATTGGGCAACCAACAAAGCCAACTGATGCAGTACTTGCCACACGTTGACTTCGTGATGATTTTAGGCATCGCCAAGCCTGGACAATCAGGTCAAAAGACATGCCCGGAAGCAATTGAGTTGGTCACCATTCTTAACTCAGTTCGCGGTCGTTACGGCTTCGAGCTGATGTTTGACGGGGGTGTGAATCCAGGCAACATTGCTGACATCGAAGCTAAGTATGTCGTTTCAGCCTCAGCTGTTTTACGAGCCGATAATCCGCTGCTAGCAGTGCACGAGATTCGACGTAGTTCCCACTTCCCGGCTAAGAAGGCTGCCTAA